GTTGCCATAATCGTAGGTTTCCAGCTTTTCCTTACAGGCTTCGTCGCAGAATTGGTTTCGCGAAATGCCAGCGAGCGGAATTCGTATAATATTGAAAAGACCATATAGGCCCGGTTGATATGTTTTTTTCCATCATTATTCCTCTTTATAACCGGCCTCAGGAAGTTGACGAGCTGCTCTATACGCTCACTCTGCAAACCTATACCCGCTTTGAAGTTCTGGTAATTGAAGACGGTTCAAAACTGGATGCACGCGAAATAGTCGAGTCGTATAAAGATAAGCTGGATATACATTATTTTTATAAGAAGAACGAGGGGCAGGGATTTACGAGGAATTTTGCCTTCGGTCATGCAAAAGGTGATTATTTCATCATGTTTGATTCTGATTGCCTTATCCCGGTTGATTATCTCGAGGAAGTTAGCCGATACTTGCTGCAGCATCATCTTGATGCATACGGCGGTCCCGACGCAGCTCATACCTCGTTTACTCCGATTCAGAAAGCGATCAGTTATTCCATGACCTCGCCATTTACAACGGGAGGGATCAGAGGAAATAATAAAAACCTGGGGGGGCAGTATCATCCGCGAAGTTTTAACATGGGCATATCAAGAAAGGTATGGGAAGCTACCGGAGGATTTATACTGACCAGGCTTGGAGAAGACATAGAGTTCAGTATCCGCATACACTCCATGGGCTTTAAGATAGGACTTATTCCGAATGCAGTTGTCTATCACAAACGCAGAACTGATTTTTTGCAATTCTACAGGCAGATTCATTTCTTCGGCAGGGCAAGGATAAATATTTATAAATATTTTCCTTCTACCCTTAAACTTGTTCATTTTTTTCCCGCATTATTTACCATATTCCTTATTTTTACACTGCTGATGAATGCTCTTAATACCCAGCTTGCAGGCATATGTAACCTGTTTCTGGCGTTATTTATCCTGATGATATTTTTCCATTCGTGGAGTGTAAATAAATCTGCAAGGGTGGCATTTCTTAGCATAATAGCTGCATTTATTCAGCTTACTGCCTATGGACTTGGTTTTATGCAGGATTTTTGGAAGAGAATAATTCTTAAACGTTCATGATCGAATTTCTAAAGGAGAGTACCTTTGCTGTTAACGATGTACTCAGAGTAGCATGGAGAATACTAAAAAGCCAGTATTTTAAAGTCCTGGGCTTGTGTATTATGATGTTCCTCGTTTTTAACTTGTCGGGTTTCCTGGCATTTTTCTTAAGTGGTGTAAATATCGGCATCAGCCTGTTTATGCTTCTTGTTTTTATAGTTACTTATTGCGGCTTTCAGCTAACTCTTTTCAAGTTTATATTGCGGGTACTCGACGAAGACCGGGAGGACGTTTACGTAAAGGAATCAGTACCCAGTAGCAGGCAGATCATAAAGTTCCTGGTGGCAACATTCTATTTTATCCTGTGTATCCTGGTAGTATACGGGATTATTATAGTAGTGATCTTTCCTCTGGCATATGTTCATGTTCCGATGGAAATACTTACGCAGATCGCTATTTCACTGGGCGTTCTGGGGATCATCTTTACCTGGATCAGGATTTCGTTTTTCCCCTTCTTTATTATAGATAAAGACTTCTCTCCATTTAAATCTATACGGTTTAGTATGGCCATTACGCGGGGTAATTTTACCAAGCTCCTTATGCTGCTGATTTTCCTCGCTATTTTTCAGATACTTCATTTACTGATAAATTATAAAGGGAACTTTGTTGTGGGGGCAATTATTAACCTTATAAATTCTCTTTTGATTATCCCTTTATCAAGTGTGGTAATCACTGTGGCTTATCGCCGGATGATGACGGAGTATGAAGGAGACCAGGATCCTGGCATTATCAGAAATATCATTTAGCAGAAATGGGACTAAAGGCATTGCTTAGTAAACCTTTTGCGGCTTATGCTGTCTGGCAAATAAATAAATGGAAGAGGAAAGCTGTAGAGGTTCAGACAGGCGTTTTTGAAAGCCTCATAAAAGATGCAGCAAATACGGCTTTTGGAAGAGACCATCATTTTTCAGATATCCAATCGTATGAAGACTTCAAACGGTCTGTCCCCCTGAGGGACTATGAAGAATTGAGACCTTATGTTGACCGAATGGTGAAAGGGGAGGAGGACGTGCTCTGGCCTGGGAAACCGGCCTATTTCGCAAAAACATCCGGAACAACATCGGGCGTTAAATACATCCCCATATCTAAGGAGTCGATGCCTGAACATATTAAAGCTGCCCGCAACGCATTGCTTACTTATATCCACGAGACAGGTAAGGCTGAGTTCGTCGATGGTAAGATGATATTCCTTCAGGGCAGTCCCATACTTGATAAGAAAGCGGGAGTTTCGACAGGCCGGTTATCGGGCATCGTTGCGCACCATGTGCCGGGTTATCTTCAGAAGAACCGGCTTCCTTCATATAAAACAAATTGCATAGAGGACTGGGAGCTGAAGGTGGATGCTATTGTGGAGGAGACGTTTCACGAAGATATGCGGCTTATCTCAGGAATCCCGCCCTGGGTTCAGATGTATTTCGATCGTCTTTCTGTAAAAGCAGGGGGAAAGAAAATAAAGGATATCTTTAAGAACTTCGGCCTTTTTGTATATGGTGGTGTTAATTTTGAACCCTACCGGGCACGAATGGAGGAGGTGATAGGCCGTAAAGTGGATTCTATTGAAACTTATCCTGCCTCCGAAGGTTTTATCGCTTATCAGGACTCGCAGAAGGAGAAAGGTCTTCTGCTTCTGGTAAACGCCGGGATGTTCTATGAGTTTGTGCCTTCTGATGAATATTTTAACGAGAATCCTACCCGTATTTCTTTGAAAGATGTTGAGCTGGACAAGAATTATGCGTTGATACTGAATACAAACGCAGGATTATGGGGATATAGTTTAGGTGATACCGTTAAGTTTATATCCAAAGATCCTTATAAAATCATCGTAACAGGGAGGATAAAGCATTATATTTCTGCCTTTGGAGAACATGTGATCGGAGAAGAAGTGGAGTATGCGCTACTGAGTGCGGCAAAGGAAACGGGAGTTGAAATTACAGAATTTACTGTCGCTCCTCAGGTTTCCCCGCCCGGTGGGGGGCTTCCATACCACGAGTGGTTTGTAGAATTTGCAAAGGAACCAGCCAACGCTGAGGAGTTTTCTATGAAAGTAGATTCGGTCTTACAGAAGAAAAATATCTACTATCAGGATCTGATAGAAGGAAAGATTCTAAGGCCACTGGTGATACGACCGCTTCAGAAAGACGCTTTCCGCAATTATATGAAAATGGAAGGTAAGTTAGGTGGGCAGAACAAAGTGCCAAGGCTGTCGAATGACAGGCAGATAGCAGATAAGATTAGTAAATGGTTAAATTGAAAAATGTTGCCATACTTGGTTCCTCAGGCAGTATCGGGACCCAGGCACTTGAGGTGATAAGGGAGAATCCTGACCTCTTCAGGGTTTCCGTTCTTACTGTAAATACAAGTGCGTCGCTGTTAGTACAGCAGGCTCTGGAATTCAGGCCGCAAAAGGTGGTGATCGTTGATGAAAGTCAGTATGATGATGTAAGATTGGCTTTAGAAGGGTCGGGCGTAGAGGTTTACGCTGGAGAAGAGGCTCTTACAGATGTTGTGCAAACTCCTGAAATCGATGTGGTACTCACTGCACTTGTTGGTT
The window above is part of the Arcticibacter tournemirensis genome. Proteins encoded here:
- a CDS encoding glycosyltransferase, which codes for MFFSIIIPLYNRPQEVDELLYTLTLQTYTRFEVLVIEDGSKLDAREIVESYKDKLDIHYFYKKNEGQGFTRNFAFGHAKGDYFIMFDSDCLIPVDYLEEVSRYLLQHHLDAYGGPDAAHTSFTPIQKAISYSMTSPFTTGGIRGNNKNLGGQYHPRSFNMGISRKVWEATGGFILTRLGEDIEFSIRIHSMGFKIGLIPNAVVYHKRRTDFLQFYRQIHFFGRARINIYKYFPSTLKLVHFFPALFTIFLIFTLLMNALNTQLAGICNLFLALFILMIFFHSWSVNKSARVAFLSIIAAFIQLTAYGLGFMQDFWKRIILKRS
- a CDS encoding GH3 auxin-responsive promoter family protein, whose translation is MGLKALLSKPFAAYAVWQINKWKRKAVEVQTGVFESLIKDAANTAFGRDHHFSDIQSYEDFKRSVPLRDYEELRPYVDRMVKGEEDVLWPGKPAYFAKTSGTTSGVKYIPISKESMPEHIKAARNALLTYIHETGKAEFVDGKMIFLQGSPILDKKAGVSTGRLSGIVAHHVPGYLQKNRLPSYKTNCIEDWELKVDAIVEETFHEDMRLISGIPPWVQMYFDRLSVKAGGKKIKDIFKNFGLFVYGGVNFEPYRARMEEVIGRKVDSIETYPASEGFIAYQDSQKEKGLLLLVNAGMFYEFVPSDEYFNENPTRISLKDVELDKNYALILNTNAGLWGYSLGDTVKFISKDPYKIIVTGRIKHYISAFGEHVIGEEVEYALLSAAKETGVEITEFTVAPQVSPPGGGLPYHEWFVEFAKEPANAEEFSMKVDSVLQKKNIYYQDLIEGKILRPLVIRPLQKDAFRNYMKMEGKLGGQNKVPRLSNDRQIADKISKWLN